In the genome of Bacillus sp. S3, one region contains:
- the fliS gene encoding flagellar export chaperone FliS encodes MTLKNPYQTYQKQAISTSKPEELTYMLYQGLVKFIRLSKQALNNNNLEESHSNNLRAQDILSELMITLKKDYPVSDSLSSLYDYMKTRLIEANLKKQEDILVEVEGFAVELTDTWQTAMKTKNS; translated from the coding sequence ATGACACTTAAAAATCCATATCAAACATATCAAAAACAAGCGATTTCAACTTCAAAACCGGAAGAATTGACATATATGTTATATCAAGGATTGGTAAAATTTATCCGACTATCTAAACAAGCTTTAAACAACAACAATCTGGAAGAAAGCCACAGCAATAATCTAAGAGCCCAAGACATCCTTAGTGAATTAATGATTACTTTGAAAAAGGACTATCCTGTATCCGATTCACTTTCCTCATTATATGATTACATGAAAACGCGGCTTATCGAAGCCAATTTAAAAAAGCAGGAAGACATACTTGTAGAGGTGGAAGGCTTTGCAGTAGAATTAACTGATACATGGCAGACTGCAATGAAAACAAAAAACAGTTAG